The genomic interval AATATAGGTGTTACACTTGCAGTAAACCAAACAATACTGCCATTTACTCTCCTTAATCCCCGAATCATATTTCTTACAGGTAAACCTGTCTGCAGCACCTTTGATATAATCATCTCGTCCCTGTTTAATAAGTTGCCTTCTTTATCTATAACAGCAAATTTATGAGAATAATATGGCTGCCCAATTACTTCATCTCTGGGATGTCCAAGTATCAAAAGTGCAGCATCGTTTATATCTTTTATAATCCCTTTATTGTCATAAATTATGAGGCCTTCTGACATAGCCTTTAAGATATTCTCAAATCTATTCCTCTCATTCTTTATGCATTCACTCTCATTAAATCGTTCTGTTATATCTTTAAATATTCCGCTCGCTGTAAACCTACTGATTCTGAATGATCCATCTATTACCTTTCCATTTAGTGCATTGATATGAAATACAAATTGGGCTGCTGTTAATTTACCATTTATCATGCTTACAAAATCAGACCACTGTTTCACATCTTTCAACAATCTAACAAAAGAACTACCTATTGCAGCATCAACATTATCGAAACCAAGTGCTTTTGCACCATGTTTGTTGACATAGAGAATAGTGCCTTCGTTATTCAGTTCAAATTCGATAAATCCTGTCTGTAATATATCGAGAGACTCTTTAAATCTCTGGAGTTGATCCTTTATACCTTTCGTTATATTTTCATGCAAAAGTTCTATAATATCAGTCTGTGTAACTATACCCTTTAACTGCATCCTGTCATCAACAACAATGAGATGTCTTATCCTTCGCTCATGCATAATTTTTACGGCATCATAAAGAAGGGTGTCATGACTTGCATATACAATATTCTTTGTGCACACATCCTTCACAGGCGTGTCCATAGGTATTTTTTTCAGAAAAAGTTTGACAATGTCTCTCTCAGTGAGTATTCCTGTTATAGCATCTTCACCAGCACCATCAACTGATGTCACAAGTATGCAGCTTTTTCTTTCTTCTGACATCCTTTGTATTGCCACTTTGAGCTGTGTATCTGAAGATACCTTCAGAATTCCTTGAGTTGTCACTGTATTGATAGTTGTATGCACCTTGAAAAACTCTTCTTGCAGTTTTTTAAGAATATCCGAATATGTGATAATGCCTTTCAGTTTCCCAATCCTATCTGTAACTATGAGCCTTCTTATGCGATTTCTCTCCATTATTTCAAGGGCAGTTACAATATCTGCATTTTTATAGACTGTTACAGGATTCCTGGACATGAGGTTAGAAACAGGCAAGCTATTTATTTCTGCTGGATTACTTGTAGCAGCTATCCTCGCTATATCGCGTTCTGTGATAATCCCTAATGGTATATGCCTATCTACTATCACAATACTGCTTATATTGTTATCTGATAGTTTTTTGATAGCCTCAACCAATTTTGCATCTTCTGACAGCACAACAACATCTGTTGTCATTAATTCATGTACCCTTTGGGCAGCCATTTATAACTCCTCGTTCACCGTTAATCGTTCACTATTCATTGTATGTTGCCTTTTACTATGAATTATGACCTATAAACTTTCTCAATGCCTCTCTGTACATCATCGGGACAAAACCGAAATTCTTTTCTACAGAATCTCTATCGCAGATATTATCTAACTGCAAAAGACTGAGCTGTTCGCCTGTAACAGTTGGAATTTCTTTACCTAATAATCTGCCCACTTCCTGTGATATTTTAGAAAAAGGAAGGCTCATCTTTATCAGCTTTACAGGTATATGCACCAATGGCTTATTTATACCCATTGCCTCCATAAGTTGGAGGACTATCTCATTGTATGTAAGGTGTTCTGGTCCTCCAAACTCATAAATCTGTGAATCGTGAATCGTAAACCCTGAACCGTTTGAAAATAGAGTCAGAAAACATTTCACCCAGTCTTCAACATATATGGGTTGAAATTTCCCATTGCCGCTGCCAGGAATTGGAACAAATGGACCGAGACCCACAAGCTCTTTGAGTTTTTCTGTAAAGCCATCACCCCTTCCTACAACAAGTGATGGTCTGAAGATAGTATAAGGTATGCTGCTTGCCCTGACAATCTCTTCTGCTTCTGCCTTTGTCTTATAATATTTTGCCCACGAGCTTATAGAAGCACCGAGTGCGCTTTGATAAAATATATGTTTTATATTTGCCCTTTTTGCTTCATCTATAAGATTTCTTGTGCCCTCAACATGAACCTTCTCAAATGTCATACCCCCTTTTTCTTCGATAATACCAACAAGATGGACAAGTATATCGCAACCATTGAGTTTCCCTTTCAGGCTTCCTTTGTCTGTAATGTCGCCTATAACTGCATCAAACCCCACCTTTTTGCAGGCTGCTGCCTTTTCCTCTGTCCTGACAAGACATCGGACTTTATAACCATCTTTACTGAGGGCATTTAATAGGTATTTACCGATAAATCCAGTTCCACCAGCAATAAAAAGCATTTTTCAATCCTCTTTATCTATTTCTTCCTTCACGAAGCCTGCATGCATTTGTAAATGCATTACAGAAACCGACAATTCACCAAGGATCTCTTCCATCTGGTCTTCTGTTAAATGTTCAATTTCCATCTGATTTATAAGTTTCACTGTCTCAAGACACGTATCTCTGAGTTCATCTATCAATGTCTTAAAAGTAGGATTTATACTCGCGGATATTGTCTGCATATGACTCACCTTCCTCGCTTTAATCGTTTATTTGCCTTTATTATTCCTGTGTTATAACCATCTATTTCTCTCTCCCAATATGTTATCATGCCTAAATCTGGGACTGCTTTGCTTCTCTCCATCTCAATCTTGTTACAGTGTTCGATAATAAGCTTTTCGAGGCTTTTATCTGCTTTAAAAACCTCTTTTTACTCATTTTGTAATATTCGCCTTAAATTTTCGAGTGAAACCTTCTCTATATCACTGTGCAGGCTGTTTCCGTAGGCATCCATAGTGACTATTACAGGAAAGTCCTCAATCTCTATTAACCACATTGCCTCTGGTGCACCAAATTCCTCTTTCTTCCATACATCTCTAACTTGCTTGATCCTATCTGCAAGATATGTTGCTGCACCGCTAATTGTATGGAGATATACACATCCACACTCCTTCATTGCATTAAGGGTTTTCTCACCCATTCCGCCTTTTCCTATTATGCCTCTAATGCCATATGTCTTAATAACATCTGCTTCATACATCTCAACCCTCATGCTCGTTGTAGGTCCAGCAGCAATGAGCTTATAGGCTCCATCCACTTTTCTGATTATAGGACCACAGTGATAGATTATTGCACCTTCGAGAGCAAATGGGATGTCTTTCTTATCAGGCATTTCATGAGCAAGGAATTTGTGAATCTTATCTCTCCCTGTAACAATCAGACCGTTTATTGATACTATATCACCAACCTTAAGGCTTAAAACATCTTCTCTCGTCAGAGGTGTATTTAAGTTCATTGTGTTCATCATGTTTATTGTGTTAACTCAACAAATTCAAGGAACTCCATAGACTCTATGAACTGTGTTACCATATCAGCCTTCCCCTTCTGTTTGCCCAGCATGAAAATGATATGTCAACAAAATATGAAGCGGGATGCCTATGAACTGCTGCGATTTTTACACCAATAGCCGTTGTTTTACCTCCTAATCCAGCAGTGCCTATGCCGAGACTGTTGACATCATTGAGGATTTTACTTTCAAGTTCTGCTATTACAGTATTAGGGTGTATGTCCAAAATCCTTCTCATCAGTTGTTTTTTTGAAAGGAATGATACCTGATCCTTTGCACCCCCTATGGCAATGCCAATTGTATATGGGGGACAGCCCTTGCCCTGAGATTTAAAAACAGCATCAAGCACGCATTTCCTCACCCCGTCAAAGTCGCGTTCAGCAAGAATCGCAAGGCGTCGAAGGTCGAGAGTCGTAGCATCTTTTTCGCTCTGCGCTTGACACTCAACGCTCCACGCTGCCGGAAGCTTATAGGTTTGCCCAAGGTTCTCGCATCCCCCACCTTTTAGCATAAGGTCAATAATAAGAGATTGTTCATCGGTCTCCTCTATATAAATAATGGGGAAATATTCACCAATATTATCTCCTGTGTTTTTTTCGGTTATTACATCAACGGCATTGGGCCTTAATGGTATTTTATCAGTAGCAATGCGGGTGGCATCTATTATCATATCCCTAACAAGTTGATGGCTCAATCCCTTTGGCACCCTGACATAAAAAACAGGAAATCCTGTATCCTGACATATAGGTCGAGCTGTTGTCCTTGCAATCTTGATATTTTGAAGGATTATATTTAGAGACTCTTTTGCAAGTTGTTCTGTCTCATTCGAATAAGCTGTCTTTAATGCATCTTCTACATCACCTGGAATGGATGTAGCAACCTTTTTGTAAAGCTCTACTATGCCGTCACGGAGTTTAAGCATGATCATAGCACAAAAGGACTTTGTCCGTTTTGTGATAACCCCCTTTATAAAATATCAGCAGATGAAAATACTATTTCATCCCTGAATGATCTTATAAGATACACTGTCTTCATTATCTCAGCATCATTAACATCCACCATTGCAGCATCAAGGCCAGCCCCTGATAGATAGCAAAGGAATGCTGAATTTATCCTTGATTTTACACCTTTTGGCATACCTGTTGATATATTAGAGATCCAGGCAATAGTGTTTATTGGAGGGTCAACCATTTCATTAAGTGCAATTATGCATTCGTGTGTATTAAGCAGATGCTCCTGTCCAATTCCTCCGCCTATATGTACAACAGATGGGTCTGCAAACAGCCTTTCGTTTGGTATATCAGCGGCATTGGCCTTTTCTATCAGGTCCTCAAGGATAAGGAGCTTTGCCTCAAGGGTTGTCGGCACTGTCCCTTTTAATGCCCTGATTATAAGACTCGCCTTGAATCTGCTAACAAGAGAAAGGATTTCATCAGTATTTTCCTCATCTTGAGAGAGATAATTTATCAAAGGAGGCTCTTTACACACTGTAAGAGTCTTTTTCAAAGCCTCTGTATTTCTCGAATCAAGGCAAAGAGGTAGTTTTGCTGCCTCTTGGACAATATCTGCTACCAATGGCAATGTTTCTTCATCACCAATGCCGTCAAGTGAGCACTGGACATTAATTATGTCAGCACCTTTATCAGCAAGTGTTTTAGATAGTGATTCTATGGTCTTTTTATCCTGATTCTTGACAGCCTCCATATAAGCCTTGTTTCTCACATTAAGGTTTTCTGCAATTACTATCATGTGCCACCTCCATGGAAATTATAAAAAAAGTATATCAGAAAGATGGGAATTTGGGAAGTCAAAGATCGCCTACGATACCGCTAAAGGCACAACACCGGATTTTCTTATAACAGCATCTCTTACAATTAAAGGGACATTGTAGACAAGGCTTGTGGCGGCGATAATAAGGATATGGGTATCAAGATTGAGCATTCCACTTAATGCCTGTGGAAAGAATATCCCCTTTTATCTTGATCTTTCCTTTCATCTTGCCTATCAAAGCGGCTATCTGCAGTTCAATGGGGATGAGCTTGGCTACGGGTTTGCCATGCTTTGTGATTACAATACCATCCTTGTCCACATTTTCAAGGATTGACAGGCATTTTTCTTTGAATTTCGCAGCGCCTATATGTTTCATATGTTTATTAATATGATATAGTCATAAAAAATGCCCACTTTAATCCCAATAGCTCGGAAGCTCGGAAGTCAAATTATGGAAGAAATTTTCCTTAAAAAAACTTCCGATCTTCTGCTCTTCCGTGCTATTGTGCTTCCGAGATATAATCTACATATCTGGAAACATCACTCAGTTTGTCAAGTGCCTCGCCGCATATCTTCAAATAATCTATTTTCTCATAATCATGCGCAAGAAGGTTTCTGAAAGATGCAATATTCGCAAATTCATAGGCAAAATCAGGAGGTATAATTTTATTTTCACCCAATATATCTATAGCTTCATGGTAGCTTTGAGGCGTCCTCAACCCTTTATTCCGAATAACCATTTCTGCAAGGCTGATGCATGAATCTGCTATTAGGTACAAGTAGTGCAAAACCGCTCCTCTATAAACATAGTCTTTTAAAAATTTATCAATGCAATCTTCTTTCATGCTATCGAGTATCTTTTTATACTCCATAATTTTCTCGATTTTTATCATTATCTGTTCTGTCATCTTCCAGCAAATACCTTCCTCTGATACCTGAAATCTATCGCATCATGCAGGATGCGCAATTCGAAGGATTCTCTCAAAAAAGGATTCCTATCGCAAACTACTTTTCCATATCTGACAATATCTTCAAGGAGTATAATGTTATGCGTATTATTGAGTATGAGCAGATCGATACTGTCGTGCTTAAGCTCCCTGGCGATAATAGAATATAATCTTAATTCATCGGCAAGAGAGACTTCTTTATTTAAATAAACTGCTATATCTATATCGCTAAATGAAAACTCATCCCCACGCGCAAAGGAACCAAATAAATATGCGAATTCCACTTCTCTTATTCTGTAAAATATTCCATCGAGTTTTTCGGATAACTCTTTAACAACTTGCTCATTCATGGATAAATTATAACAGAAAATTGCTGAAAGTATGTCTGGATGCGCTCAATAGCTCGGAAGTTCGGAAGTCAAATTATGGAAGAAATTTTCCTTAAAAAAACTTCTAACCTTCCGCATTCTGCTCTATACTAATGGCTACAGCAAGTTAAACTGCTTTAAAACCCTCGCTACCTTTTCGTCTGTTTTAGAAAGGTCTCTCAACGCCCCGATCATATCCTTTAACCTGCCCTCTTTTTCTATCTCGGCAATCGTTTCCTCTTTAGCCCTTCTTATGATCGTCCGCCTATCCCAATAGGCAAAGCCTATGTTGCCGACCATTATAGCCGTAAATATCCCTGTGAGTATCCATAAGAATGTAAACATTTGCTCAAAGCGCTTGTCTACTTGCTCAAAGCGTTTGTCTACTTGCTCAAAGCGTTTGTCTACTTGCTCAAAGCGTTTGTCTACTTGCTCAAAGCGTTTATCTACGGACTCCTTAAACTCCTTAACTGTTGTCTCAAGCCGTATGAGTCTGTCTCTATCTTCCTGCGTGAACGATACTTCTTTGGCATGAGCAAAACCCGCCATCGAGATAAATAATGTCGATATAAGCATTATTATTACAGCCTTTTTCATCTATCCCCCCTGATATCTTCTCATGGCTTTATCTTATCAAAAGTAGAGGCTTCTGTCAAAAAAACAAGAAACTTCAGCCTTTACCTGAGAACTGAAAATATAGCCGAAAATAACATGATATTTATTGAGGCAGTCAGCTAATCTTTTAACAGCTTGCTCATTCATGGATAAATTATAACAGAAATTTTCTCGGAAAGATAAGGATTTGGAAAGGA from Dissulfurispira thermophila carries:
- a CDS encoding FumA C-terminus/TtdB family hydratase beta subunit, with the translated sequence MNLNTPLTREDVLSLKVGDIVSINGLIVTGRDKIHKFLAHEMPDKKDIPFALEGAIIYHCGPIIRKVDGAYKLIAAGPTTSMRVEMYEADVIKTYGIRGIIGKGGMGEKTLNAMKECGCVYLHTISGAATYLADRIKQVRDVWKKEEFGAPEAMWLIEIEDFPVIVTMDAYGNSLHSDIEKVSLENLRRILQNE
- the hepT gene encoding type VII toxin-antitoxin system HepT family RNase toxin, with protein sequence MTEQIMIKIEKIMEYKKILDSMKEDCIDKFLKDYVYRGAVLHYLYLIADSCISLAEMVIRNKGLRTPQSYHEAIDILGENKIIPPDFAYEFANIASFRNLLAHDYEKIDYLKICGEALDKLSDVSRYVDYISEAQ
- a CDS encoding dihydropteroate synthase, translating into MIVIAENLNVRNKAYMEAVKNQDKKTIESLSKTLADKGADIINVQCSLDGIGDEETLPLVADIVQEAAKLPLCLDSRNTEALKKTLTVCKEPPLINYLSQDEENTDEILSLVSRFKASLIIRALKGTVPTTLEAKLLILEDLIEKANAADIPNERLFADPSVVHIGGGIGQEHLLNTHECIIALNEMVDPPINTIAWISNISTGMPKGVKSRINSAFLCYLSGAGLDAAMVDVNDAEIMKTVYLIRSFRDEIVFSSADIL
- a CDS encoding complex I NDUFA9 subunit family protein codes for the protein MLFIAGGTGFIGKYLLNALSKDGYKVRCLVRTEEKAAACKKVGFDAVIGDITDKGSLKGKLNGCDILVHLVGIIEEKGGMTFEKVHVEGTRNLIDEAKRANIKHIFYQSALGASISSWAKYYKTKAEAEEIVRASSIPYTIFRPSLVVGRGDGFTEKLKELVGLGPFVPIPGSGNGKFQPIYVEDWVKCFLTLFSNGSGFTIHDSQIYEFGGPEHLTYNEIVLQLMEAMGINKPLVHIPVKLIKMSLPFSKISQEVGRLLGKEIPTVTGEQLSLLQLDNICDRDSVEKNFGFVPMMYREALRKFIGHNS
- a CDS encoding fumarate hydratase, translated to MLKLRDGIVELYKKVATSIPGDVEDALKTAYSNETEQLAKESLNIILQNIKIARTTARPICQDTGFPVFYVRVPKGLSHQLVRDMIIDATRIATDKIPLRPNAVDVITEKNTGDNIGEYFPIIYIEETDEQSLIIDLMLKGGGCENLGQTYKLPAAWSVECQAQSEKDATTLDLRRLAILAERDFDGVRKCVLDAVFKSQGKGCPPYTIGIAIGGAKDQVSFLSKKQLMRRILDIHPNTVIAELESKILNDVNSLGIGTAGLGGKTTAIGVKIAAVHRHPASYFVDISFSCWANRRGRLIW
- a CDS encoding diguanylate cyclase → MAAQRVHELMTTDVVVLSEDAKLVEAIKKLSDNNISSIVIVDRHIPLGIITERDIARIAATSNPAEINSLPVSNLMSRNPVTVYKNADIVTALEIMERNRIRRLIVTDRIGKLKGIITYSDILKKLQEEFFKVHTTINTVTTQGILKVSSDTQLKVAIQRMSEERKSCILVTSVDGAGEDAITGILTERDIVKLFLKKIPMDTPVKDVCTKNIVYASHDTLLYDAVKIMHERRIRHLIVVDDRMQLKGIVTQTDIIELLHENITKGIKDQLQRFKESLDILQTGFIEFELNNEGTILYVNKHGAKALGFDNVDAAIGSSFVRLLKDVKQWSDFVSMINGKLTAAQFVFHINALNGKVIDGSFRISRFTASGIFKDITERFNESECIKNERNRFENILKAMSEGLIIYDNKGIIKDINDAALLILGHPRDEVIGQPYYSHKFAVIDKEGNLLNRDEMIISKVLQTGLPVRNMIRGLRRVNGSIVWFTASVTPILGNDNTVEEIIHVLTDITELYNLEKRNQKILETAKEGYWEVSLDGKILKINKSLSKLLGYSEDELIGKSIYDLVDEDNKKVFKQALERRKEGVSESYEIMLRHRNGSNIYAIVSASPLMDSSDRTCGAFAFITDVTDLRSTHNMLHTIALFYRDLSSVLTESEVYVVLKHYLLSLIKGDAKINVIYFMNIDPSKHYAEEVIRHNDLGSQEINKFPGLDKCKAYIYAATFVVNDLSKEYACPFQRFGAVSGSYCCTAINIGGSTAGILHLYSRHSNFFTDDIKETIDSFIALFAPVVNNMRLLELNKKLALIDPLTGLYNRRYLEAFMGKQVAIADRNNQPLSMIMLDIDNFKYFNDTNGHEAGDMALRSVAHAIGKNIRVSDIGVRYGGEEFIIVLPNTDKITALEVAERIRITVESTPITIGREKRMFVTASLGIAAYSIDANSFDALLTKADNALYEAKKTGKNRICMA
- a CDS encoding type II toxin-antitoxin system Phd/YefM family antitoxin, with amino-acid sequence MKHIGAAKFKEKCLSILENVDKDGIVITKHGKPVAKLIPIELQIAALIGKMKGKIKIKGDILSTGIKWNAQS
- the mntA gene encoding type VII toxin-antitoxin system MntA family adenylyltransferase antitoxin; translated protein: MNEQVVKELSEKLDGIFYRIREVEFAYLFGSFARGDEFSFSDIDIAVYLNKEVSLADELRLYSIIARELKHDSIDLLILNNTHNIILLEDIVRYGKVVCDRNPFLRESFELRILHDAIDFRYQRKVFAGR